GCCACTAATTgagccaagaagcaagaggttCGACCAACTTGTTTTCCGTTCGCAAAATATTTGCGAATTTGCCTCCGAATCAGAGGAGCTGACTGCAATTCTGCACCGTGCGTATGACAACGTCATGGCCGAGATGGAAGCAGtaaaagccaaaaggaaggggacatcctctttatcccacgaagacgccaacttggaatccgttaacgagcttcaaagcccgccaaggatttgaacaagaggacgtccaaaaaacaggctaggttcaaagctggagaaacagattgcaaatgctacaaagaagaagaagacaaaagTTTTAAGCGAGGTAAATGTAATGTTCTTTAAATCTGTGGCGATTCagtttatttttctagttaatTGTTTAGCTAATGCGTGAGTGTTATATTCAGATAAACCtgtttgatgctgcatcagcggCGCATTCAAGTAGCAGCCAATACCAGGGACAAGTTATAAATTATCAGTTCAGGGTACCAACAGCAGGGGATAactctttgggtgtatagttatAGGGAGTATGGGTGTAAAATCCCTGTtacctttgggtgtatttttgttaatagaCAATTTACATATAGACAcatatatagatacatatagAACAAAAGCTGTAAAAATTCACAGGTTATGGGCGTATATTTCAGTTGATNNNNNNNNNNNNNNNNNNNNNNNNNNNNNNNNNNNNNNNNNNNNNNNNNNNNNNNNNNNNNNNNNNNNNNNNNNNNNNNNNNNNNNNNNNNNNNNNNNNNNNNNNNNNNNNNNNNNNNNNNNNNNNNNNNNNNNNNNNNNNNNNNNNNNNNNNNNNNNNNNNNNNNNNNNNNNNNNNNNNNNNNNNNNNNNNNNNNNNNNNNNNNNNNNNNNNNNNNNNNNNNNCAGTTTACCAGCACAGATAGTTTAACTATGGGAAAAAATATACATGGAATAGAAGTTGTTGATAAATGGCAAATATTTACATCATTTGTTCAATTTACAAGCTACCCAGTTTCTATATCCTCAGAATTAATCTGACAAAACGGactcaataatacagaggatgGCTTCGACAGCCTTATAGCACTACTCTCTCTAATTGCCTGATCTCTCTGTATATTCAACTCACTGAAAAGTATCCGGGAAGCATATTCTACTCTGTAGTGGTCCACCTCCTCCTACAATTAAAAAGTATGTTATGTTTAAACAGAAATATTAATTCAGTAAAGTAATTCAGAGTTATATAGTTCTAAAGACAGTTACCTGTGTCCAGTTATCCCATTCATACTTCCCCTTTTTAATGTTTTCCGGCTCTATTAACTCAAGCCACTTCATTACGTAAATAGCGCAGTCATAGTTGAAaacgaagaaaataaattacaaatctcaTTTAGTAAAGTTTAAGGTTCAGAGTCACAAATCTATACCTTGTTTTTTGGCCTGAAATTTTAACATATGGGGCTTtaatttccttctccttctcgccTTTCTCGAGAGGTTTCCCGCCAGCATATGCTATCAATCTCGAAAATACATATCCCTTAAATACCAAAAGAAGTCAGTAATACACCCGAACCAATGGACAAGATACACCCAATCGAATATGGAATATACACCCaactcaaatttcaaaatagACCTATATATTAAAGTAAAGAAGACAGAGGGAACTTACAGTGAATTTATTAAGCTGCTTTCTCTGAGGGCTTGGAGCTTTTTTGTGTAGCGGGTCAAGTATTTGACATTTCCGCGTTCTTGTATTTATTAGCCACAACCACCAATGTCCCGTGTGGCAAACaggagcaaaaatctgaaggaTTGCCACATTTCAACAGTCTGTTATTTTATCTGGCATATAAGTAAGTAAGCGTACTAACAAATTTACGAAACAaaaacttacatatggatgcgaacttaattttttcctaTCTATGAAGGGAATGAAATTGGGGTAGGCTTCCACCCTGAATTCTTTGTTCGTTTTCGGAGATATGAATTCCCCGTTTGGGTGATCAGAAAGTGCCATGCTCTGCAAGAATTGCAATACAAGAAATGAAAACACGAACATAAACAACTTACACCCAATCTAAGCTAAAACAATACACCCAAACATCTttcataaaatacacccaaagttcgtagaagtaacacttaccacaatatctggggggagacagtatatttgtgcatgaaacctcttttcctttttctggtTTAGGATGAGGCAGATGGCAGATACAACCtagaaatcaattttaaattaataaccaTTGCAGTTGACTTTGGtgtaaaaacattaatgttagTCTAAAATTACCTGACTTTCTATATCACTGTTTGCCTGGAGGGATGCAAGGTGCGTTCTCATCAAAATGTATTCTCCTTGGCCAGTCAGAGTGCATATCTCGTCAAACTCGTTAGTGTTGCCCTTTGCATCCTCCTTCACTCTCGTCCCCCAGATGTAGCACTTTTCTTTCATATCATCCGGAATTTGATTTGTTCCCCCCGGTGTTTCAAACTTAGCAGAACTTTCTCCCCCAGTCTCCCTCCGAATTTGCGGACTTTCGTCTTTTCCCTTTGACGCACTGGCTGCTAACTTTTGGACCAAACTGTCCAATTGTTCCAGCATAGTTGCAGCTTCTGGAGATTTTTCCCTTTCTGTGTCCTGCGTCGACGCCCCCTCCTGGCTTGAATCTGTCAATccaaggctgaatgatggcatcGGCAGATCTGTTTTAGGAACATAGCTTGCTGTCCGTGCCATCATCAACAGGGCAGCAGCTTCCTCGGCGTCTGGATGACTGCATCATTATGTATAAGAATAAGAGTAAGAATATACGGATGACAAGCAAAGATTGATTCTAGTCTAATTAACTTACATTTTTGTTGGAGCTGGGGGAAGCTTGGGTGTTGTTTCTTGATGTTGTTTGGGGGTTTCAGGAGTGCTGCACAGTTGCACAAAATCGATCAGGAAGAGTATACACCCAAACTCAtagcaaatatacacccaaaccctaaacaaatatacacccaatactATTTTCTTACGTTTCTCTAGCCCCTTCAATCTGTAGCATAGGGGTTGGTTCGGAATCTGCGTCAGTGGTTGTTTGCTAGGATGGCGGCACAAAAAATTGGATCGGGACtctaaacaagaataaaaatgaaaggttaacaacgtatttgaaaataataaggttataaggttgaaatattCTTGGATAACTCACATTGCAAGCGCTTCCGACGGCGTTTGTTCCCTAACAACCATCACATTCGAATCATCCAGAGtcaacctaaaatacacccaaagaaggtCAACAAATACACCcgaacaattcaaaaagaagacggactttgttttttgagaacttacatacttgcagtttttgcttttttttgctgccttttttttctcgaataaaataataaagggcttttttttctaaaaaaaatatatacagaattagaagtagaagttattagaagaagaaaagtaacggttatttgaaagagaaattacatgctctGNNNNNNNNNNNNNNNNNNNNNNNNNNNNNNNNNNNNNNNNNNNNNNNNNNNNNNNNNNNNNNNNNNNNNNNNNNNNNNNNNNNNNNNNNNNNNNNNNNNNNNNNNNNNNNNNNNNNNNNNNNNNNNNNNNNNNNNNNNNNNNNNNNNNNNNNNNNNNNNNNNNNNNNNNNNNNNNNNNNNNNNNNNNNNNNNNNNNNNNNNNNNNNNNNNNNNNNNNNNNNNNNNNNNNNNNNNNNNNNNNNNNNNNNNNNNNNNNNNNNNNNNNNNNNNNNNNNNNNNNNNNNNNNNNNNNNNNNNNNNNNNNNNNNNNNNNNTTACGAGGTACTGTACCCGTCAAAGTATTGATCTTCTTCAGGAGGTGAATCCTCCACaactacttttttctttttttgtggtGTTCTGGGTGGAAAAAAAAACAGTACCAAtcagaattaaaaaattaattttatcacagaaTATTAATGAAAGAAGTGCTTACTCTTTTGgagttgtttttgtttctttcttttccttctccttctccgcaGGAGATGATTCTTCGCTCCTATAAGTCAATAAAAGACACCTCAGTTAATACATGAAATCTTTATAACAaagccaaaagaaaggagtaataatttcaggacatTACTCGTCACTTGATTCAGATTCAGATTCTGAATCAGAATCTGACTCCTCTTCcctctgctttctttttcttgagtccATTCTGTAAAGCAAACAATTCTCATTTAGAACAAAACAGCAAAACGAAACACACCCTGCTTAATAAACTACATACACCCAACGTCGacaaacaaaatacacccaaacccAATAAAGAAATTACACCCAAGTATTGTacttactttttcccctttttgccGGGGTGTTTAATCCCGAATCCTCCGAGTCTTCTTCAGCctcagactcagaggtagaagtGTCACTCTCGGTAGTTTCTGTCTCCGAAGACGATGTTGAGCTCgccttcctttttttgttttttttatttcctcttctttttgttttttttctttttttctccttttttcttttgtctctGCCAAATTCAGAATCCCCTGAAACatgagatattttagttagcacCATTCTGGTAAATAAAGTACACCAAGTTATTATGATTACTCACCAAAgtttcctctctctcttcattcATTCTTTTCACCAACTGCTCCTTACTCCAGTTGGCAATCCATGGCTTTGGTGGTCTTTCACCCCTGTTGTTGCGTCTGTTTTTTGAGAGGTGAAAGTAGATTACCATGAGGGCGAAGAGGCAGCCATTGattgccttcttcttcttctcctggtAGTCTGTTATGCCCCTGATCATGAAGGTCAAGACATGCCCCCCCCAGTTTCTCTCCTCTATGCCGTCCATCTTAAAAATTGGGACCAGGTGCACGGGCGATATTTTGTTTATCGTCGTTGGCAAAAGGAACGCCATCTGTATGTAGAGGATGAATATCCTCTTGAACATCAGGCGTTCCTCTTCGTTGCCAACGCCGATTTGCATCATATCATCGGTAAGACTTTTGAGGGTCTTACCCTGGaatcttttataaattattttgtcagATTCAGAAAGTTTCTTGTAGTCAACTTTCTCAGGAAATAGATTtcctacaaaaaggaaaacaacaaaGCATCCAAGTCAGTTCAGATACACCCAAGCATCAGGTTAATATACACCCAAGCAACAACTTAATATATATCTATAATTTTGAGCTAATTACCTGTTGCATTGATGCCAAGCGCATCACCAATTTTTTTTGGGGTTATATGGAAAGAACCATACCCTGTCCTCAGTTTGTTCTCCCCAATTTTGAAGTTTTTTGCCAACTCTCTCAAGAGTTGGTGATCCACCCTCAGTGGTGGGATGTGCATCAACCCACCGAATCCAAGATCCCTGACAATGGCCTTCTTCTCCTCAGTCATGTTCCTGAACTTATCATTCAGGAGATGTGTGGCACATTTGAGATCTTTGGTTTGGTTTACTGCTGCCATTTtctctgaaaataaaaatacacccaaaggcatcagtaatatacacccatatatatatgactcagatacacccattgataacaattaagatacacccattgataacagtaaGATACAGCCATATATATGAGTCAAGACTGCCAGATATTCGCAAGATACACCCATTCATAACagtgagatacacccatagatattattcagatacacccaacaatgtcaaacaatatacacccattcattacagtgagatacacccatagatattattCAGATACATCCATATAGATATCAGACAGGTATCACTCAGCCATGCTTCAATATAAAGCCACATTACAAGGTTAAGCAGTTTACACCCCCGAATGTACGGAATAAACccccaaaaatcaacaaaaatagcaGGAGAACTTAGAATAACAACGTAAACGACGTAGAACTTAGAAGAACGACGTATAACTCAGAAGAACGACGTATAACAAAGAAGCAACAGTAACAGTAAACCCTATCAGAACGACGTAGAAGAAAAGTGAAATATACAGTATTTTAATGCACTTACGTTGAGTATTCTTCGTGTGttttttcttcagattcttcttcacAGAGAGGTTGATGGTGTTTCGATGAAGTTTTCGAACGAcgatttgtatattttgaaagTTGATTTTCGCTCGAAAATGAGAGGGTTTCTTTGTTTTGAAAGTGCTTTGAGaaatggaagaagtggaagaagtggaagagtctcCCATACGTAACCGTTCGATTGCTGAGCGCGTGAGTTGGACGCGGCATTTTATCTGTCTTTCATGCGCGTGTTTGGTGTTTGGGCTGGGCCAACTTGGTTGCTTGgttgcttgtatgtgtagcaggcccggttagaaaaagtaagaaagaattaaaaagatttatgtGTATTTAAATCATGTGAAATAGTATTTATGATATTAAaagaatcgaaataataaaaacgtaatattttataataaatatttaaatatatactaaataattttaatgaatgcTGATTGATGTTAATATATTCTAATATGATATATATAACCTATTTCTTGCAATTAAGTTATTCATTCCAAAGTGCAAAATTAGATGATGAGtattatattattagaattagtttttattaaattatcaaaaaacaTATTATTCTAACAGTTTCAAATATCTGGAGTCCTAGATTTTTCTGTAAAAGGTACGCCAtgtctaaaaataatatcatatgTGTGAGATCATCTTAAAATTTCATTCCATATCTAAATATGATGTGAACATATGAAAAATATGCATAGATTCTTTTTAGTGAATATTATtctgtattatatttttttatcatatatatcgcttatttttatatatttacagAAACTATAGgtctaagaaaaataaatatcaaatctTTGTAACTTAACACCATCTGATGACGTGGATTCTATCTttttacaaacaaaaatatgatgtgtatattaaaatcaattactaaaaataattactaatatattatgtataatatataatttaatttatttttaatatatattttttatattaataactaattttaatagttaattttagtgtataagaTAACGTAATTGTTCAAGACATATATCAAGGAATGGCGTAAAAAAACCTGTCCCTTAATATTCTTCGTAGATAAATAATGTTTATAACTAATAACAAATTCATAATTCGATAATGTTAGGAACCACGATGATTACAGTAAAAAATCAGTCaaatatttttggataaatCTAAAACTTCTATGTGAATGGTACTTATATTAGGTATTaggatgttttttttctttataaattagATGATTTTGAATCTGTTTTCtaatttatcatgttttaggcatttggagagagaaagagagtgaaGAGACAGAAGCTAATTCAATCAGTTTTCGTAATTCACGTTGTATTTCCTCCTAATTTAAATGTGGTAAAACATTTAATaaccaaaattttaaatcataaataaataaaaataattactatatttataattaattaagttattcTATTCTAGGCTAATTTAAAGTTGGTTTCATATTATTTGCCTT
This sequence is a window from Arachis duranensis cultivar V14167 chromosome 2, aradu.V14167.gnm2.J7QH, whole genome shotgun sequence. Protein-coding genes within it:
- the LOC110277477 gene encoding uncharacterized protein LOC110277477, which codes for MLQIEGARETTPETPKQHQETTPKLPPAPTKIHPDAEEAAALLMMARTASYVPKTDLPMPSFSLGLTDSSQEGASTQDTEREKSPEAATMLEQLDSLVQKLAASASKGKDESPQIRRETGGESSAKFETPGGTNQIPDDMKEKCYIWGTRVKEDAKGNTNEFDEICTLTGQGEYILMRTHLASLQANSDIESQVVSAICLILNQKKEKRFHAQIYCLPPDIVSMALSDHPNGEFISPKTNKEFRVEAYPNFIPFIDRKKLSSHPYIFAPVCHTGHWWLWLINTRTRKCQILDPLHKKAPSPQRKQLNKFTGYVFSRLIAYAGGKPLEKGEKEKEIKAPYVKISGQKTRYRFWLELIEPENIKKGKYEWDNWTQEEVDHYRVEYASRILFSELNIQRDQAIRESSAIRLSKPSSVLLSPFCQINSEDIETG